From Brevibacillus marinus, a single genomic window includes:
- a CDS encoding FAD-binding oxidoreductase: MKPLTEKQLNEIRQIVQTGRVLTSESDRFSYAYDASFGTYLPDVVIQTKDVQELAELVKFANRELIPVYPRGQSTSLSGGPLPVKGGMVIDLSVMNDLLEIDEEDLVAIVSPGVLTADIHKAAEKKGLMYPPDPSSSHVSTIGGNLAENSGGPRGLKYGVTKDYVIGLEVITPQGEIIRTGGRTVKNVTGYDLTKLIVGSEGTLGIITKAILRLIPKPPASETVMAIFDSLVDAGRAISRILTSGILPAKMELLDQASMVAVENYQPSGLPKDAEALILIELDGHPIAVRDEAEQVFRVCREIGAREVRVPQTKEEKEQAWKARKLVSPAIVRVKPTKISEDATVPRSKIPEMCRRLQEIKKKYNIDLVVFGHIGDGNLHPNIIADKSDKEEMRRVEKAVAEIFEAAVELGGTLSGEHGIGVMKAPFMEMELGAAGLEMMKRIKQAWDPNNIMNPGKIFPEPGQKLVLSE, from the coding sequence ATGAAACCGTTGACAGAAAAGCAGCTGAACGAGATCAGGCAGATTGTCCAAACGGGCCGCGTCCTGACCAGTGAAAGCGATCGCTTCAGTTATGCCTACGACGCTTCGTTTGGCACATACCTGCCCGATGTGGTGATCCAGACGAAAGATGTTCAGGAACTGGCCGAATTGGTGAAATTCGCGAATCGCGAACTCATTCCCGTTTATCCGCGCGGTCAGTCGACCAGTTTAAGCGGGGGGCCGCTTCCGGTGAAAGGCGGGATGGTGATCGATCTTTCCGTGATGAACGATTTGCTGGAAATCGACGAAGAAGATCTGGTTGCCATCGTTTCTCCCGGTGTGCTGACGGCCGATATTCACAAAGCCGCAGAAAAAAAGGGGCTGATGTATCCGCCCGACCCGAGCAGTTCCCATGTCTCGACGATCGGCGGCAATCTGGCCGAGAACTCGGGGGGGCCGCGCGGATTAAAATACGGTGTGACGAAAGATTATGTGATCGGCCTGGAAGTGATTACGCCGCAAGGGGAGATTATTCGCACGGGGGGCCGGACGGTCAAGAATGTGACCGGCTACGATTTGACCAAATTGATCGTCGGCTCGGAAGGAACGCTTGGCATCATCACCAAGGCGATTTTGCGGCTGATCCCGAAACCGCCCGCTTCCGAGACGGTGATGGCCATTTTTGACAGCCTGGTGGACGCAGGCAGAGCGATTTCGCGGATCTTGACCTCCGGCATACTGCCTGCCAAGATGGAACTCTTGGATCAGGCCTCGATGGTGGCGGTGGAGAACTACCAACCGTCCGGACTGCCGAAGGACGCGGAAGCCCTGATTCTGATTGAGCTGGATGGCCACCCGATCGCCGTGCGCGACGAAGCGGAACAGGTCTTTCGCGTTTGCCGGGAGATCGGGGCCCGCGAGGTTCGCGTGCCGCAAACAAAAGAAGAGAAGGAACAAGCGTGGAAGGCGAGAAAACTGGTTTCTCCGGCGATTGTGCGGGTGAAGCCGACGAAAATCTCGGAGGACGCGACTGTGCCGCGCAGCAAAATTCCGGAAATGTGCCGCCGCCTGCAGGAGATCAAGAAAAAGTACAACATCGATCTCGTCGTCTTTGGGCACATTGGCGACGGAAATCTCCACCCCAATATTATCGCCGACAAATCGGACAAAGAAGAAATGCGGCGGGTGGAAAAGGCGGTTGCGGAGATCTTCGAGGCGGCTGTCGAGCTGGGCGGAACCCTGTCGGGCGAACACGGCATCGGCGTGATGAAAGCGCCGTTTATGGAAATGGAATTAGGTGCGGCCGGCTTGGAGATGATGAAACGGATCAAGCAAGCTTGGGACCCCAACAACATCATGAACCCGGGAAAAATTTTTCCTGAACCGGGGCAAAAGTTGGTGTTGAGCGAATGA
- a CDS encoding FadR/GntR family transcriptional regulator codes for MTREKLSQTISRELLKMIESGKYPPGSKLPTEMELAAQFGVSRIPIREALSVLRAAGVITSRQGGGSFVEERIGSSILHNLRIETDDIEWITHLFEIRKILEPEAAALAAQRRTPEHLERMRKALQWLEEEIADENKIGMEADLEFHRSMFLATQNPVMIQTLESLAPLYERTMSITLKPNVGLKSKRKSVYQEHLHIFQAIESEEPELAKVHCAIHLRNAEKKLSLYF; via the coding sequence ATGACGAGAGAAAAGCTGTCGCAAACCATTTCCCGCGAGCTGTTGAAAATGATCGAGAGCGGAAAGTACCCGCCCGGCTCAAAATTGCCGACGGAAATGGAATTGGCCGCCCAGTTTGGGGTGAGCCGGATTCCCATCCGCGAGGCCCTCAGCGTGCTGCGCGCAGCCGGTGTCATTACCTCGCGGCAAGGCGGGGGCAGCTTTGTCGAAGAGAGAATCGGCTCCAGCATTCTGCACAATCTGCGAATCGAAACCGACGATATCGAGTGGATCACGCACCTGTTTGAAATACGGAAGATTCTCGAACCAGAGGCGGCTGCCCTCGCCGCGCAGCGGCGGACACCGGAACACCTGGAGCGAATGCGGAAAGCGCTGCAGTGGCTGGAAGAAGAAATCGCCGACGAGAATAAAATCGGCATGGAAGCGGACCTGGAATTCCACCGTTCGATGTTTCTGGCGACGCAAAATCCCGTCATGATTCAAACGCTGGAAAGCTTGGCGCCGCTCTACGAGCGAACGATGAGCATTACGCTCAAGCCCAATGTGGGGTTAAAAAGCAAACGAAAATCGGTCTATCAGGAACATCTCCATATTTTCCAGGCGATTGAGAGCGAAGAGCCGGAGCTAGCGAAGGTGCATTGCGCCATCCACCTGCGCAATGCCGAGAAAAAACTAAGCCTGTACTTCTAG
- a CDS encoding MFS transporter yields the protein MSNTQAQPWYKEITGTQWRALVAAAAGWALDAMDVMLYSMILVQIMAELQMDQTTGGFLATLTLLSSAVGGILFGLVADRYGRTKSLMISILIYSVFTFLCGFSETVTQLAVFRLLLGLGMGGEWVAGAALITETWDAKHRGKAMGLVQSAWAIGYALAAIVAGVITPLWGWRGVFFFGILPALVAFWIRKGTKEPEIWAKRQREAGNQVRDRSTLLGLFSSGVFRWTLLGSALSVCAQFGYWGLFTWIPSYLGSPVEQGGAGLDIFKSTTWIVIMQTGAWLGYVSFGFLADQIGRKITFILFFALAALLVPIYGMTTDPTKLLILGPFVAYFGSGYFSGFGAVLAELFPTAIRATGQGFCYNFGRGVAATAPTVVGFLATSMGLGAAFGFLAIAFALAALLVWLFLPETLGRQLS from the coding sequence ATGAGTAACACCCAAGCACAGCCGTGGTACAAAGAGATCACGGGGACCCAATGGAGAGCGTTGGTTGCCGCCGCTGCCGGTTGGGCGCTGGATGCCATGGATGTCATGCTCTATTCGATGATTCTCGTGCAAATCATGGCGGAGCTGCAGATGGATCAGACGACAGGCGGATTTTTGGCGACGCTGACCCTGTTGAGTTCGGCCGTGGGCGGCATTTTGTTCGGTTTGGTGGCGGACCGCTACGGGCGCACGAAATCGTTGATGATCAGCATCCTGATTTACTCGGTGTTTACCTTTCTCTGCGGGTTCTCGGAAACGGTTACGCAATTGGCTGTATTCCGCTTGCTGCTCGGCCTGGGGATGGGTGGCGAATGGGTGGCGGGCGCCGCCCTGATCACCGAAACATGGGACGCCAAACATCGCGGCAAAGCGATGGGGCTGGTGCAAAGCGCCTGGGCCATCGGCTATGCGCTGGCAGCGATTGTGGCCGGTGTGATCACGCCGCTGTGGGGCTGGCGCGGCGTCTTTTTCTTCGGGATCTTGCCGGCACTGGTTGCTTTCTGGATCCGCAAAGGCACGAAAGAACCGGAGATTTGGGCAAAACGGCAGAGGGAAGCGGGCAACCAAGTGCGGGACAGGTCCACACTGCTGGGGCTCTTTTCCAGCGGCGTGTTCCGCTGGACGCTGCTTGGTTCCGCGTTAAGCGTTTGCGCCCAATTCGGCTACTGGGGACTGTTCACCTGGATTCCCTCCTACCTCGGTTCGCCGGTCGAACAAGGTGGTGCAGGCCTGGACATTTTCAAATCTACGACCTGGATCGTGATCATGCAAACCGGCGCTTGGCTGGGGTACGTCTCTTTCGGGTTCCTGGCCGACCAGATCGGACGGAAGATAACCTTTATCCTGTTTTTCGCGTTGGCCGCCCTGCTTGTCCCGATTTACGGTATGACCACGGATCCAACGAAGCTGTTAATCCTCGGCCCGTTTGTCGCTTATTTTGGCTCGGGCTACTTCAGCGGGTTTGGCGCCGTGTTGGCGGAGCTGTTCCCGACCGCGATTCGCGCGACCGGACAGGGGTTCTGCTATAACTTCGGCCGTGGCGTTGCGGCGACGGCGCCGACCGTCGTCGGATTTTTGGCGACGAGCATGGGGTTGGGGGCAGCGTTCGGATTTCTCGCGATTGCGTTTGCCTTGGCTGCCCTGCTCGTCTGGCTCTTCCTGCCGGAGACGTTGGGCAGACAATTGAGCTGA
- a CDS encoding DUF6282 family protein: protein MNYLKGAIDIHVHSSPSIFPRSVDDLELAELAQQAGMRAIVLKAHEESTVSRAKLVSKVVQGIEVYGSLVLNEYVGGLNPYAVDLAIQQGAKLIWMPTGSAKNHLDHYGGKSDYNEQKSSVRLLPQKGITILSEDGQLLPVVYDIIDLVKGSGAALATGHLSPRETRILVEAAIARGVEKVLVAHPDLKINKMDLALQCELANMGAYVEKSMLTLMPLWKSIEPDELVRGIRQIGVAKCILQTDFGQANHPVPTEGFNQFIQILLRHGMTEKEVEQMACVNPAELIGLPT from the coding sequence ATGAACTACCTGAAAGGTGCCATCGATATCCATGTTCATTCCAGTCCCAGCATCTTTCCTCGCTCCGTGGATGATCTGGAGTTGGCGGAGCTGGCCCAACAAGCGGGGATGCGTGCGATTGTGCTGAAGGCGCATGAAGAATCGACCGTCTCCCGCGCGAAACTGGTGAGCAAAGTGGTGCAGGGAATCGAGGTTTACGGCTCTCTCGTACTGAACGAGTACGTGGGCGGGCTGAACCCGTATGCCGTTGATTTGGCGATCCAACAGGGGGCGAAGTTGATTTGGATGCCTACCGGATCGGCCAAAAATCATCTCGATCACTACGGGGGAAAAAGCGATTACAACGAACAGAAGTCAAGTGTTCGCCTGCTGCCGCAGAAAGGGATCACCATTCTTTCCGAAGACGGTCAACTGCTGCCCGTCGTGTATGACATCATCGATTTGGTCAAGGGCAGCGGTGCCGCACTGGCAACCGGCCACCTCTCTCCGCGGGAAACCCGGATTCTCGTGGAAGCGGCGATTGCGCGGGGCGTGGAAAAGGTGTTGGTCGCCCACCCCGATTTGAAAATTAACAAGATGGATCTGGCGCTGCAATGCGAGTTGGCGAACATGGGCGCTTATGTCGAGAAGTCGATGTTAACGCTGATGCCGCTGTGGAAGTCGATTGAACCGGATGAGCTGGTTCGCGGGATTCGCCAGATCGGCGTTGCAAAATGCATCCTGCAGACAGATTTTGGCCAGGCCAATCATCCCGTTCCCACCGAAGGGTTCAACCAGTTCATCCAAATCTTATTGCGTCATGGCATGACCGAAAAAGAAGTTGAGCAGATGGCCTGCGTCAACCCGGCGGAGTTAATCGGATTGCCCACTTGA
- a CDS encoding MBL fold metallo-hydrolase — translation MDLTLLFQGFPGRSSRGFLGWSSCVLIRRPGKRPLLFDTLGFNERYTLLSRLQALGVNREEIGAVLLSHFHFDHAVNYPLFPNATFYLHEAEVKHIEENGERDLAVPVEMFPALRDSGRLVLLSGTAGEVEGLQWLLTPGHTPGLYSVLADFQGKKWALVSDAVKNVEELRTEEVAMSWDDAQSKESIKAIKRCADVVVPGHDRLLEIDRSGQTVEVKAVTESVIEIVVPWQDAKFTVKV, via the coding sequence ATGGACCTCACTCTCTTGTTTCAAGGCTTTCCCGGCAGATCCAGCCGCGGTTTTCTCGGCTGGAGCAGCTGTGTGTTGATTCGCCGGCCGGGCAAACGGCCGCTGTTGTTTGATACCCTGGGATTTAATGAACGCTATACCCTGCTGTCCCGCTTGCAGGCGTTGGGGGTAAACCGCGAGGAGATTGGAGCCGTTTTGTTAAGCCACTTTCATTTTGATCACGCTGTCAATTATCCGCTTTTTCCGAACGCGACTTTTTATCTGCATGAAGCAGAGGTAAAACACATCGAGGAAAACGGGGAGCGGGACCTCGCTGTTCCGGTGGAGATGTTTCCGGCTTTGCGGGATTCCGGGCGATTGGTTCTCTTGTCCGGCACAGCGGGTGAAGTCGAGGGGCTGCAATGGCTGCTCACGCCGGGGCATACGCCTGGCTTGTATTCCGTACTTGCCGATTTCCAAGGGAAAAAATGGGCGCTCGTCTCGGACGCGGTGAAGAACGTGGAAGAGTTGCGCACAGAAGAAGTCGCGATGAGCTGGGACGATGCGCAGAGCAAAGAAAGCATCAAAGCGATCAAACGCTGCGCCGACGTCGTCGTTCCCGGACATGATCGCCTGTTGGAAATCGACAGAAGCGGACAAACGGTGGAAGTCAAGGCGGTAACGGAAAGTGTGATCGAGATCGTCGTCCCCTGGCAGGACGCGAAATTTACGGTAAAAGTATAA
- the lhgO gene encoding L-2-hydroxyglutarate oxidase, producing MYDYVIVGGGIVGLSTGYALIQKYPRIKLAVVEKEHTLAAHQTGHNSGVIHSGIYYKPGSLKARLSKEGGDLLRAFCDEHGIPYEMCGKVIVAVEQEELPLLENLYQRGLANGLDLALLDAEQLKEIEPHANGRKAIHVKAAGIVRYKQVAAALAQEIQARGGDILLRSRVRSIRQSSSGLEIECDDKTVQTRYLINCAGLHSDRIAALQGLQTNMKIVPFRGEYYELVPEKHYLVKNLIYPVPNPKFPFLGVHFTRMIDGHVHAGPNAVLSFKREGYRKTDLDLKDLSEVLTYPAFWKIAFQNMSEGMKEIIRSLSKKVFVRSLQRLIPEVEENDLIKAESGVRAQALSRDGKLVDDFLIVTNARSTHILNAPSPAATASLAIGREICERIPEPNEI from the coding sequence ATGTATGACTATGTCATTGTTGGCGGGGGCATCGTAGGCCTCTCCACCGGTTACGCACTCATACAGAAGTATCCGCGAATCAAACTGGCCGTTGTGGAAAAGGAACACACCCTGGCTGCGCACCAAACTGGGCATAACAGCGGCGTGATTCACTCCGGCATTTACTATAAACCGGGAAGTTTGAAGGCACGACTTTCCAAAGAAGGCGGCGATCTGCTGCGCGCTTTTTGCGACGAACATGGGATTCCCTACGAAATGTGCGGCAAAGTCATCGTGGCCGTCGAACAAGAGGAGCTGCCCCTGCTGGAAAACCTGTATCAACGCGGACTGGCGAACGGGCTGGATCTCGCCCTGCTTGACGCCGAGCAGCTCAAAGAAATTGAACCGCACGCCAATGGCCGCAAAGCGATCCATGTGAAAGCAGCGGGCATCGTCCGTTACAAGCAGGTCGCGGCAGCGCTCGCCCAAGAGATCCAGGCGAGAGGCGGCGATATCCTGCTGCGGTCCAGAGTGCGCTCGATTCGCCAGAGCAGTTCCGGCTTGGAAATTGAATGCGATGACAAAACGGTTCAAACGCGTTACCTGATCAATTGTGCCGGTCTGCACAGCGACCGGATTGCGGCGCTGCAGGGACTGCAAACAAACATGAAAATCGTCCCCTTCCGCGGCGAATATTACGAACTGGTTCCGGAAAAGCACTACTTGGTGAAAAATTTGATTTATCCGGTTCCCAATCCGAAATTCCCCTTCCTGGGCGTCCACTTTACGCGCATGATCGATGGCCACGTGCACGCAGGCCCCAACGCGGTGTTAAGTTTCAAGCGGGAAGGTTACCGCAAGACCGATCTGGATCTGAAAGATCTGAGCGAGGTCCTGACGTACCCCGCCTTCTGGAAAATTGCCTTCCAGAATATGAGCGAAGGCATGAAAGAGATCATTCGCTCGCTTAGCAAAAAAGTATTTGTGCGGAGCCTGCAGCGGTTGATCCCTGAAGTAGAGGAAAACGATCTGATCAAGGCGGAAAGCGGGGTGCGCGCACAAGCCCTGTCACGGGACGGCAAACTGGTGGACGATTTCCTGATCGTCACCAACGCGCGATCCACCCATATCCTGAATGCGCCCTCTCCGGCAGCTACCGCTTCCCTCGCCATCGGGCGCGAGATCTGTGAGCGTATCCCCGAACCGAACGAGATTTAA
- a CDS encoding FadR/GntR family transcriptional regulator — translation MDKKLFKGVRNERIYEKIVDQLRFLIQEGRIQPGDRLPGERELAETLGCSRTSLREAFRVLESEGLIISKPGGGRFVQHVDQSMVLAYRFNTIDMIEKSAVLYFLEAREALEPRIAELAVKRVTNEQIETMENVLSNLEERLKHPEEKVAGDSSFHLTLAEATQNFVFVSMMAANLQMVRQVRKQTLLSPKRYSESLAEHRAILDAIKKRNTREAVQATLAHLYNLKQYVLQNLPPEEG, via the coding sequence ATGGATAAAAAATTATTTAAAGGGGTACGAAACGAGCGCATCTACGAAAAGATCGTCGATCAGCTCCGCTTTTTAATCCAGGAAGGCAGAATACAACCCGGCGATCGTTTGCCGGGCGAAAGAGAATTGGCCGAAACGCTCGGGTGCAGCCGCACTTCTTTGCGGGAAGCGTTTCGCGTTTTGGAGTCGGAGGGCTTAATCATTTCCAAACCAGGCGGCGGTCGCTTTGTCCAGCATGTTGACCAAAGCATGGTGCTTGCCTATCGCTTCAACACGATTGACATGATCGAAAAATCGGCTGTGCTCTACTTCCTGGAGGCCCGGGAGGCGTTGGAACCGCGCATTGCCGAACTGGCGGTGAAGCGGGTGACGAACGAGCAGATCGAAACGATGGAAAACGTGTTGTCGAACTTGGAAGAGCGGCTGAAGCACCCGGAGGAAAAGGTGGCAGGAGACAGCAGTTTTCATCTCACGCTGGCGGAAGCGACACAAAACTTCGTGTTTGTCTCGATGATGGCGGCCAACCTCCAGATGGTGCGTCAGGTGCGCAAACAAACGCTGCTTTCGCCCAAGCGTTACAGCGAGTCGTTAGCCGAGCACCGCGCGATCTTGGACGCGATTAAAAAGCGCAACACGCGGGAAGCCGTCCAGGCAACTTTGGCCCACCTGTATAACCTGAAGCAATACGTACTGCAGAACCTTCCTCCTGAGGAGGGGTAA
- a CDS encoding tripartite tricarboxylate transporter substrate binding protein: protein MKKYVSLILTLCISLALAACGQSGSSGENTQTAGGGQAAPQQTAEENPNYPDKPVRIVAPTGAGGGWDTTARLTAKALGETGLVTVGLPVENIEGGSGKVFLESFMKNNVGDPYTIFVNSPPIIVNSLQGFKYSYKDVTPIAGLITEYAGFVVKADSPYQTLDDVIQALKKDPSSVKLAGGSAPGGMDHLSFMLTAKQAGIDITKINYVPFQGGGEALTALLGNNVDLVSTGLSEALGQMEAGKVRILATTGPNRLDGVLKDIPTVKELGYDATFEIWRGMFGAKDMPEYARKYWEDRFAKLVETPQWKEILEQQKWISAYRNSADFEAFLDEQTQIIGGLLKDLGIIQ, encoded by the coding sequence ATGAAAAAGTATGTCTCGCTGATCCTGACATTATGCATCAGCCTGGCGCTGGCGGCCTGTGGCCAAAGCGGCAGCAGCGGCGAAAACACACAAACGGCTGGTGGCGGACAAGCAGCACCACAACAAACCGCCGAAGAAAACCCGAACTACCCCGATAAACCGGTTCGCATCGTGGCCCCCACCGGTGCAGGCGGCGGTTGGGACACCACCGCCCGTTTGACAGCCAAGGCTCTCGGAGAAACAGGCTTGGTGACCGTCGGTCTGCCGGTGGAAAATATCGAAGGCGGCAGCGGAAAAGTCTTTCTGGAGTCCTTCATGAAGAACAATGTGGGCGATCCCTACACGATTTTTGTCAATTCGCCGCCTATCATCGTGAACAGCCTGCAAGGTTTCAAATATTCCTATAAAGATGTTACGCCGATCGCGGGTTTGATTACCGAATATGCCGGTTTTGTTGTAAAGGCCGACTCTCCTTACCAGACATTGGACGATGTGATCCAGGCCTTGAAGAAAGATCCGTCTTCGGTGAAACTGGCTGGCGGTTCGGCTCCGGGCGGAATGGATCACCTGTCGTTTATGCTGACGGCTAAGCAAGCCGGCATTGATATCACCAAGATCAACTACGTTCCTTTTCAAGGCGGAGGGGAAGCGCTTACAGCACTGCTCGGCAACAACGTGGATCTGGTCAGCACAGGCTTGTCGGAAGCCTTGGGACAAATGGAGGCTGGTAAAGTTCGCATCCTGGCCACGACCGGACCGAACCGTTTGGATGGTGTCTTGAAGGATATTCCGACCGTGAAAGAACTGGGCTATGACGCTACGTTTGAAATCTGGCGCGGCATGTTCGGGGCGAAAGACATGCCTGAATACGCGAGAAAGTACTGGGAAGACCGCTTCGCCAAGTTGGTGGAAACACCGCAATGGAAGGAGATTTTGGAGCAACAGAAATGGATCAGCGCATACCGCAACAGTGCTGATTTTGAGGCGTTCTTGGATGAGCAAACGCAAATCATCGGCGGATTGTTAAAGGATCTCGGAATTATCCAATGA
- a CDS encoding tripartite tricarboxylate transporter TctB family protein, with protein MFDRIVSIVMFLIGAAVVYFSQQMPKPIFAGQLGPGVFPTGIGLAMMFVSGLLFWESRKKANEDEQREWDKSLLYSIALLVLYVILFKPLGFIISSCFLILAMGWTLGARKWIPLLAVSILFPGTVYLLFTQLGIALP; from the coding sequence GTGTTTGATCGAATTGTCAGCATCGTTATGTTCCTCATTGGAGCAGCTGTCGTTTACTTTTCCCAGCAAATGCCCAAGCCGATTTTTGCCGGGCAGCTTGGCCCGGGCGTTTTTCCTACGGGAATCGGACTTGCCATGATGTTCGTCTCCGGCTTGCTTTTTTGGGAAAGCAGAAAAAAGGCGAATGAGGACGAACAGCGGGAATGGGATAAAAGCTTACTCTATTCAATTGCGCTTTTGGTTCTCTATGTCATCTTGTTTAAACCGTTGGGATTCATCATCAGCAGTTGTTTCCTGATTCTGGCGATGGGCTGGACGCTCGGCGCGAGAAAGTGGATTCCCTTGCTTGCTGTGTCGATTCTGTTTCCGGGAACGGTATATCTTCTTTTTACCCAACTGGGCATTGCGCTTCCGTAG
- a CDS encoding tripartite tricarboxylate transporter permease, translated as MDLLHNLGLGFSIAFSLENLFFAFVGVLIGTLLGVLPGIGPVSGVALLIPLTYGISPVSAIILMAGVYYGAMYGGSTTSILLNTPGESASVVTTLDGYQMAKQGRAGAALAIAAIGSFVAGTFSTIMLSLTAPALANFALQFGPPEYFSLMLLGLCAVTGLAGKSMSKAFLTLLLGLLISMIGVDLVSGTERFTFGFSNLSDGIHFIIVAVGVFALGEVLSTIVELKQGRAERIKLKGKILPSRGELKRSALPIARGSLLGFLIGVLPGAGATIASFLSYNLEKKLSKRKHEFGKGAIEGVAGPESANNAASGGSLVPMLTLGVPGSGTTAVLLGALMIHGITPGPLLFEKNPDVAWGLIASMYIGNVMLLILNLPLAGLFAKIIDIPQVYLLPLIIVISSIGIYGVTGNDFHLYLLVGFGIAGYFMRKYDYPGAPMILGLVLGPLMEQSLRQSLIMSNGSYAILFTRPISLVLLLLACIWVLWPIVMRKLGKTVLVADDE; from the coding sequence TTGGATCTCCTGCATAATCTGGGATTAGGTTTTTCGATTGCTTTTAGTTTGGAAAACTTGTTTTTTGCCTTCGTTGGGGTATTGATCGGCACGTTACTGGGGGTGCTGCCGGGGATCGGACCGGTGAGCGGTGTGGCTCTTTTGATTCCGCTCACGTACGGAATCAGCCCCGTCAGCGCCATCATCCTGATGGCTGGCGTTTATTACGGCGCGATGTACGGCGGATCAACGACGTCTATCCTGCTCAATACGCCGGGTGAATCCGCCTCGGTTGTGACCACCCTTGACGGCTACCAAATGGCGAAACAAGGAAGAGCGGGAGCCGCGTTGGCCATTGCCGCCATCGGTTCCTTTGTCGCCGGAACGTTCAGCACAATCATGCTCAGCTTAACGGCTCCCGCTTTGGCCAATTTCGCTCTGCAGTTTGGCCCGCCGGAATATTTTTCGTTGATGTTGTTAGGGTTGTGCGCTGTTACCGGTTTAGCCGGAAAAAGCATGAGCAAGGCGTTTTTAACCCTTTTGCTCGGGCTGTTGATATCCATGATTGGCGTAGATTTGGTCTCCGGGACGGAGCGCTTTACCTTTGGTTTTTCCAATTTATCCGATGGGATCCATTTCATTATCGTCGCTGTCGGCGTGTTCGCCCTGGGGGAAGTGCTTTCCACAATTGTTGAGCTGAAACAGGGAAGGGCGGAACGGATCAAACTGAAAGGCAAGATCCTGCCTTCGCGAGGGGAACTGAAGCGCTCTGCGCTGCCCATTGCGCGCGGCTCCCTGCTTGGTTTTTTGATCGGCGTGTTACCGGGCGCGGGGGCGACAATTGCCTCATTTTTGTCCTACAATCTCGAAAAAAAGCTCTCAAAGCGAAAACATGAGTTTGGAAAAGGCGCGATCGAAGGGGTCGCCGGCCCGGAAAGCGCAAACAATGCGGCCAGCGGCGGATCGTTAGTCCCGATGCTCACGTTGGGGGTTCCGGGCAGCGGTACGACTGCGGTCCTGCTGGGAGCGTTGATGATTCACGGTATTACGCCCGGTCCGCTGTTATTTGAGAAAAACCCGGATGTGGCCTGGGGATTGATCGCCAGCATGTACATCGGCAACGTCATGCTGCTGATTCTCAATCTTCCCTTGGCTGGTTTGTTCGCCAAAATCATCGACATTCCGCAGGTGTATCTGCTTCCCCTGATTATCGTGATTTCTTCCATCGGAATCTACGGCGTAACCGGAAATGACTTTCATTTATATCTACTCGTTGGATTTGGAATTGCCGGGTATTTTATGAGAAAATATGATTATCCGGGAGCACCGATGATACTCGGGCTGGTTTTGGGGCCGTTGATGGAGCAGTCACTGCGCCAGTCCTTAATCATGAGTAACGGCAGTTACGCCATTTTGTTCACCCGCCCGATTTCCTTGGTTTTGCTGCTCCTCGCTTGCATCTGGGTGCTGTGGCCGATCGTCATGCGCAAACTGGGGAAAACCGTGTTGGTCGCAGACGACGAATAA